A portion of the Sphingobacterium spiritivorum genome contains these proteins:
- a CDS encoding polysaccharide deacetylase family protein yields MKSLKLWLVCLIFIFLSQKGEGQTFDSSRNYKVDWALLEKKGSQLIGIRSFTANNKTYLLAVDPLTMQTRVVLSDEYKRTRSTFGDISAQFNKMPYIRSFDLVRRTEQNLQNAGLDFRMPNEHGINLTIDLCPSHKPFDRIIFQSLFSAFKGKSRRLPVAISVSGKWMLKHQEDLNWLKNLDKEGALQITWVNHSYSHVFSNQPLTSNFLLTKGANMDVEVLENEKLMLRNGILPSVFFRCPGLVSDKAVIDTLLSYGLIAVGSDAWLAKGQHPVAGSIVLIHGNGNEELGVKDFIKLLQQENPAIRSGHWTLYNLSEGLEHE; encoded by the coding sequence ATGAAGAGTTTAAAATTATGGCTGGTATGTCTGATCTTTATTTTTTTATCACAGAAAGGGGAGGGCCAGACCTTTGACAGTAGCCGTAATTATAAGGTTGACTGGGCGTTGTTGGAAAAAAAGGGTAGTCAGCTTATAGGCATACGTAGTTTTACAGCTAATAACAAAACCTATTTGTTAGCTGTCGATCCTCTTACAATGCAGACACGTGTGGTTCTGTCTGATGAATATAAACGAACCCGTTCAACATTTGGAGATATCTCCGCACAATTTAATAAAATGCCCTATATCAGGAGTTTTGATCTCGTGCGGCGAACGGAACAGAATCTCCAGAATGCCGGATTGGATTTTCGTATGCCTAATGAGCATGGAATCAATCTTACTATTGATCTCTGTCCTTCGCATAAGCCATTTGACAGAATAATCTTTCAATCTTTATTCTCGGCCTTTAAAGGTAAATCCAGACGTCTTCCAGTCGCTATATCTGTTTCAGGAAAATGGATGCTGAAACATCAGGAGGATCTGAACTGGCTGAAAAACCTGGATAAAGAGGGGGCTTTGCAGATCACATGGGTTAATCATAGTTATTCTCATGTGTTTAGCAATCAACCGCTAACATCCAATTTCCTGTTGACTAAGGGTGCAAATATGGATGTGGAAGTTCTGGAAAATGAAAAGCTTATGCTTCGGAACGGGATACTTCCGTCTGTATTTTTCAGATGTCCGGGATTGGTTTCGGATAAGGCTGTGATAGATACATTATTGAGCTATGGTCTTATTGCGGTAGGTTCAGATGCATGGCTGGCCAAGGGACAGCATCCCGTAGCTGGCAGTATTGTGCTGATACATGGTAATGGTAATGAAGAGCTTGGTGTCAAAGATTTTATTAAGTTACTGCAACAGGAAAATCCAGCTATCCGTTCCGGACACTGGACTTTGTATAATCTTAGCGAAGGTCTGGAGCATGAATAG
- a CDS encoding M20/M25/M40 family metallo-hydrolase, which yields MKLTSYSTWLSPVAVALAMFAGTGVFGQDKKQMVNAIVQEANTNSKLEDYAFELIDMIGPRLVGSPQMQKAHDWVVRKYTEMGALARNEPYGEWRSWERGLSSITMTYPRIKALEGTQLSFSPSTKGKGIEAEVIVLPVFKSRTEFTNWLPSVKGKIVMIAMNQPTGRSDANWKESATAAAYDKMQALKKEQSNQWAASLEATGSTRRTLAIALEEAGALAVVDSYWTELPGVTRIFDAKTKKIPVVDIAQEDYGLLYRMVTRGVKPRILIQAEAKELGVAKTYNSIAEIKGKEKPEEYVVLSAHLDSWDGASGATDNGTGIITMMEAVRILKKVYPDNKRTILVGNWGSEEQGLNGSSAFVEDHPELHDKIQVVWNQDNGTGRIARISGNGFAQSYAYIGRWLQYLPEAFRNEIQTTFPGLPGSGGSDHASFVKKGIPAFMLGSTSWDYGKLTWHTNRDTYDKIVFDEVRQNAVIVAILTYLACEEPELVSREKMIMPTDTDGKQMQWPTLLNPKRTSGN from the coding sequence ATGAAATTAACCTCTTATTCTACCTGGCTTTCTCCTGTTGCGGTCGCTTTAGCTATGTTTGCCGGTACCGGTGTGTTCGGTCAGGACAAAAAGCAAATGGTCAATGCTATTGTTCAGGAAGCAAATACAAATTCCAAACTGGAGGACTATGCTTTTGAACTTATCGATATGATCGGGCCGCGACTGGTCGGTAGTCCGCAAATGCAAAAGGCGCACGATTGGGTTGTCCGGAAATATACAGAGATGGGTGCTTTGGCACGTAATGAGCCTTACGGAGAGTGGCGTTCATGGGAGCGGGGACTTTCCAGTATTACCATGACGTATCCGAGGATCAAAGCTTTGGAAGGAACACAACTTTCGTTCAGTCCGTCAACAAAGGGGAAGGGGATTGAAGCGGAGGTGATTGTGCTTCCGGTTTTTAAATCACGTACAGAATTTACAAACTGGTTGCCTTCTGTGAAAGGAAAAATCGTAATGATAGCTATGAATCAGCCTACAGGGCGTTCGGATGCAAACTGGAAAGAATCAGCTACAGCAGCAGCTTATGATAAAATGCAAGCTCTTAAGAAAGAGCAATCGAATCAATGGGCTGCAAGTCTGGAGGCTACAGGCAGTACACGAAGGACGCTGGCTATTGCTCTGGAAGAAGCAGGGGCATTGGCTGTAGTGGATTCATACTGGACAGAATTGCCTGGTGTAACGCGCATTTTTGATGCTAAAACCAAGAAAATACCGGTTGTGGATATTGCGCAGGAAGATTACGGACTGCTATACCGGATGGTGACAAGAGGAGTGAAGCCCAGGATATTAATTCAGGCAGAGGCAAAAGAGCTTGGGGTCGCAAAAACATATAATAGTATAGCGGAGATAAAAGGTAAAGAAAAGCCAGAAGAATATGTGGTGCTGTCTGCACATCTGGATTCATGGGACGGTGCTTCAGGTGCAACAGATAATGGTACGGGTATCATCACGATGATGGAGGCAGTGCGTATATTAAAAAAAGTGTATCCCGATAATAAGAGAACGATTCTGGTGGGCAACTGGGGGAGTGAGGAACAGGGGTTAAATGGTTCTTCAGCGTTTGTAGAAGATCATCCTGAATTGCATGATAAGATACAGGTGGTCTGGAATCAGGATAACGGTACGGGCAGAATTGCCCGGATTTCCGGCAATGGATTTGCACAGTCCTATGCGTACATCGGCCGGTGGTTGCAGTATTTACCTGAGGCTTTCCGTAATGAAATCCAAACAACATTTCCGGGCCTGCCGGGAAGTGGCGGATCAGATCATGCTTCCTTTGTCAAGAAGGGAATTCCTGCTTTTATGTTAGGTTCTACTTCATGGGATTATGGTAAGCTTACCTGGCATACCAATAGGGATACGTATGATAAGATTGTATTTGATGAAGTTCGTCAGAATGCCGTTATAGTTGCTATACTGACTTATCTGGCATGTGAAGAACCGGAATTGGTATCCCGCGAGAAAATGATTATGCCTACAGATACAGATGGAAAGCAGATGCAATGGCCGACCTTATTAAATCCTAAACGGACGAGTGGAAATTAG